In Candidatus Cloacimonadaceae bacterium, a single window of DNA contains:
- a CDS encoding SprT family zinc-dependent metalloprotease, with protein MQEFNGIPIRILRSRRKTTTVYFKREGILEVRTPLGVSDAAIEAFLHKKSAVILRKYQLFQERLSLKKDYSDGEKILLLGEEIEIRFVDEVAFVWRQTDMLLVNRSYESKITDVLKHWYHAKAEYHILNRARELAKLHGYKPGKLRISKNKRLWGCCTHKNWLSFDYKLVMAPPIVIDYVILHELAHIDHKNHSKEFWDLVESLMPEYRNHLAWLKKNDKHMSI; from the coding sequence TTGCAGGAATTCAATGGTATTCCAATCCGGATTCTGCGCTCCCGGCGCAAGACCACAACGGTCTATTTCAAAAGGGAAGGAATCCTTGAAGTGCGCACTCCATTAGGCGTTAGCGACGCAGCGATCGAAGCTTTCCTGCACAAAAAAAGCGCCGTCATCCTCAGGAAATATCAGCTTTTTCAAGAGCGCCTTTCCCTCAAAAAAGACTATTCCGACGGCGAGAAGATACTCCTTTTGGGAGAGGAGATCGAAATACGTTTTGTCGATGAGGTTGCTTTTGTCTGGCGTCAGACCGATATGCTGCTCGTCAACCGCAGCTATGAATCCAAAATCACTGACGTGCTCAAACATTGGTATCACGCCAAAGCTGAATATCACATCCTGAACCGAGCCAGGGAGTTGGCAAAACTCCACGGCTACAAACCCGGCAAGCTCCGAATCTCCAAAAACAAACGCCTCTGGGGATGCTGCACTCACAAAAACTGGCTCTCCTTCGATTACAAACTCGTGATGGCGCCTCCGATCGTTATCGATTATGTCATCCTTCACGAACTGGCGCACATCGATCATAAAAACCACTCCAAAGAGTTCTGGGACTTGGTGGAATCTCTGATGCCGGAATATCGAAATCACCTTGCCTGGCTGAAAAAGAATGACAAACACATGAGTATCTGA
- a CDS encoding D-glucuronyl C5-epimerase family protein, with protein MNTIKRYKLFSALVIIILHAVLWQYGEGWIISMGEKYSALLTGKPLNQIQLFDYDGIPVQSYRAYGIQYNPLFIAVQAKKDFDNEPRNIKRFLKLSDWLVDNAEIGDSTLWLPYRFDLPGYNLKAPWQSGLAQSVVLTVFVRRHQIEPGGKWMELAAKALNTIKPESHLVLKMEDGGLWFMEYPSSVDPYVLNGMMSVLLELDFYYKQSGNIEAKELFDRGFESLVSNLDKFDYHGFSYYGIRKQKAGRNYHQKHIRQLLELAAVKPHPKLEYYQKRWQSRDQYPVLVQLVFNPRPRRIMVFWISLLLPLLIMWLGFSVKPKASLRIVPFTLAL; from the coding sequence GTGAACACAATTAAACGATATAAGCTTTTCAGCGCTCTTGTCATCATCATTTTACACGCAGTGCTCTGGCAATATGGCGAGGGATGGATCATTTCCATGGGCGAAAAATACAGCGCCCTACTAACCGGCAAACCACTGAATCAGATTCAGTTATTCGATTACGACGGCATCCCTGTGCAGTCCTATCGTGCCTATGGCATACAATACAATCCGCTGTTTATCGCAGTGCAGGCAAAAAAGGATTTTGACAATGAGCCCCGCAACATTAAGCGTTTCCTCAAGCTGAGCGATTGGTTGGTGGATAATGCGGAGATCGGGGATTCCACTCTCTGGTTGCCCTACAGATTCGATCTGCCTGGTTATAATCTCAAAGCGCCATGGCAATCGGGACTGGCTCAATCAGTCGTTCTCACTGTGTTTGTTAGACGCCATCAGATTGAACCGGGGGGAAAGTGGATGGAGCTTGCCGCCAAGGCGCTCAACACCATAAAACCGGAATCGCATCTGGTTCTGAAGATGGAAGATGGCGGTCTCTGGTTCATGGAATATCCTTCAAGTGTAGATCCATACGTGCTGAATGGGATGATGAGCGTTTTACTGGAATTGGATTTCTATTACAAACAAAGTGGGAATATAGAGGCTAAGGAACTGTTTGACAGAGGCTTCGAGTCTTTGGTATCGAATCTGGACAAGTTTGACTATCACGGTTTCAGCTATTATGGTATCAGAAAGCAGAAGGCGGGCAGGAATTACCATCAGAAACATATTCGCCAATTGTTGGAGCTTGCAGCAGTTAAGCCGCATCCGAAACTGGAGTATTACCAAAAGCGCTGGCAAAGCCGGGATCAGTATCCAGTCTTGGTTCAGCTCGTTTTCAATCCTCGTCCGCGGCGAATTATGGTTTTCTGGATCAGCCTGCTCTTGCCTTTGTTGATTATGTGGCTGGGCTTTAGTGTTAAGCCAAAAGCCTCTCTCAGAATTGTCCCGTTTACATTGGCTCTATAG
- a CDS encoding ABC transporter permease — translation MHFADALRSAVQSILSHKLRSLLTLTGIVIGVLAVVSMFSSVYALKALVKNNMEGMGWNYSIVITADRVSRVSGPRGLSRAIRRANQSVQMINYDDLLALRENIPHKSMYGMIENNVLIRLGNQDKYVRLRATDADFFVNKSYPILLGRYYNSYENDNLLPVAVLGSIFAKEQYGDENPVGKTISLGKYRFSVVGVLADDELNSGGGMNFNSSDRSQDLQSVFVPLRYGVHHFGTNKGLHMIYMQGENEAQFRRMKTQARQLLLSRHNMFPNFSFMDIGDVLLTVTAEMDSVMKKWNITLFAIASISLIVGGIGLFSTLLISIQERMTEIGVRKSIGATESDIFFYFIFEAVTLAMIGAILGIFSAWLILIIISQAIDFPLFLPIQGVAVGLSFSFLVGVISGIYPAIKAARIDPIKAIYYME, via the coding sequence ATGCATTTCGCGGATGCGCTGCGCAGCGCCGTGCAGAGCATTTTGAGCCATAAATTGCGCTCACTGTTGACCCTCACGGGCATCGTGATCGGAGTGCTTGCCGTGGTGAGCATGTTTTCCAGCGTCTATGCCCTCAAAGCATTGGTCAAGAACAACATGGAGGGCATGGGCTGGAACTATTCGATCGTTATCACCGCCGACCGAGTGAGTAGGGTGAGCGGTCCTCGCGGCTTGAGCAGAGCGATCCGGCGCGCCAATCAAAGCGTGCAGATGATAAATTATGATGACCTGCTCGCCTTGAGAGAAAACATCCCCCACAAAAGCATGTATGGCATGATCGAAAACAACGTGCTGATCCGGCTCGGCAATCAGGACAAATATGTTCGTCTGCGTGCCACGGATGCCGATTTCTTTGTCAACAAATCCTATCCCATCCTCCTTGGGCGATACTATAACTCTTATGAAAACGACAATCTTCTCCCCGTGGCGGTGCTGGGTTCCATCTTTGCCAAAGAGCAATATGGCGATGAGAATCCGGTGGGGAAGACCATTTCGTTGGGTAAATACCGCTTTTCCGTAGTTGGTGTGCTTGCCGACGACGAGCTCAATTCCGGCGGTGGGATGAATTTCAATTCCTCCGACCGCAGTCAGGATCTGCAATCCGTCTTTGTCCCGCTCCGCTATGGCGTGCATCATTTCGGCACAAATAAAGGCTTGCACATGATCTATATGCAGGGGGAAAACGAGGCGCAATTTCGCAGGATGAAGACCCAGGCGCGGCAGCTCCTGCTTTCGCGGCACAATATGTTTCCCAATTTCAGCTTTATGGATATCGGTGACGTGCTGCTCACCGTCACTGCGGAAATGGATTCGGTGATGAAAAAATGGAATATCACCCTCTTTGCCATCGCTTCCATCTCTTTGATCGTAGGCGGAATCGGGCTTTTCAGCACGCTTCTGATTTCGATCCAAGAGCGCATGACGGAGATTGGAGTGCGCAAAAGCATCGGCGCCACCGAGAGCGACATCTTCTTCTATTTTATCTTCGAAGCAGTCACCCTGGCGATGATCGGCGCTATTTTGGGTATCTTCAGTGCCTGGCTGATCCTGATCATCATCTCCCAAGCGATCGATTTTCCGCTCTTTTTGCCCATCCAGGGCGTGGCGGTGGGGCTCTCTTTCTCCTTCCTCGTTGGAGTAATCTCCGGTATCTATCCTGCCATCAAAGCGGCAAGAATAGATCCGATCAAAGCGATTTATTACATGGAGTGA
- the topA gene encoding type I DNA topoisomerase, with protein MPKSLIIVESPAKAGTIAKFLQNRFVVKASMGHVRDLPKHEMGVDIAHDFRPDYVVDKKKAKVISELREAVKAAEAVYLASDHDREGEAIAWHLSQLLEKELAGRQLHRIVFNEITSKAINESIANPGEIDMPKVDAQQARRILDRIVGYQVSPLLWKVIAKDLSAGRVQSVALRLICEREAEIKAFDPKEYWKLEADFWKDGLPPFKASIEKWDGKKIEITDEKTALEFATQTKDQKALLAEIKRSIKNVEPPPPFITSTLQQEASKLLGFQALRTMSIAQQLYEGIELGGESTGLITYMRTDSLRIADEAIASCKDLIKDRFGVELQHCSTRVYKNKSSAQDAHEAIRPTDVFHTPESVANFLSREQLRLYTLIWQRFVATQMKPVKLQNSAAQIEIGKAIFSASGNQILEEGFLKAYPHVNIPLGEQIHPDYRKTDALEHSDIVSSQHFTLPPSRFTEASLIKELEAKGIGRPSTYASIISTIRVRKYVGMEKKSFVPTDLGNDVNRFLVERFDSIFNVKFTAQMEDKLDEVELSRIVWHELVKTYYDQLQKLIGEIDLKKDKGSFEQDSGILCEVCKEGKMMIKRSKGGEFLACNKFPKCKNSKSFTRDKDGNVKILEPQILEEKCPQCGSLLMERTGKYGAFIACSAYPKCKFAKPKTTGIACPECKTGEVVQRKNKKGRTFYSCTRYPECKWITNDKPLPIPCPTCGNEFIYEKYHKDRGEYKECPKCKTQME; from the coding sequence ATGCCCAAATCACTCATCATAGTAGAATCTCCGGCAAAAGCCGGCACCATCGCCAAGTTCCTGCAAAACCGTTTCGTCGTGAAAGCTTCGATGGGGCACGTGCGGGATCTGCCCAAACACGAAATGGGTGTCGATATCGCCCACGACTTCCGTCCCGACTACGTAGTGGACAAAAAGAAGGCCAAGGTCATCAGCGAACTCCGCGAAGCGGTCAAAGCCGCCGAAGCAGTCTATCTCGCCAGCGATCATGATCGCGAGGGAGAAGCCATCGCCTGGCACCTTTCGCAGCTTTTGGAAAAAGAACTTGCCGGCAGACAGCTCCACCGCATCGTCTTCAATGAGATCACCTCCAAGGCGATCAACGAATCCATCGCCAATCCCGGCGAGATCGATATGCCCAAGGTGGACGCTCAGCAAGCGCGCAGAATCCTCGACCGCATCGTTGGCTATCAGGTATCGCCTCTCTTGTGGAAAGTGATTGCCAAAGACCTCAGCGCCGGCAGAGTGCAATCCGTAGCCTTGCGTCTGATCTGCGAGCGCGAAGCGGAGATCAAAGCTTTCGATCCCAAGGAGTATTGGAAACTGGAAGCGGATTTTTGGAAAGACGGACTGCCTCCATTCAAGGCTTCGATTGAGAAATGGGACGGCAAAAAGATCGAGATCACGGATGAAAAGACCGCCCTTGAATTCGCCACGCAGACCAAAGACCAGAAAGCTCTGCTTGCCGAAATCAAACGTTCCATAAAAAACGTGGAACCGCCCCCGCCATTTATCACCAGCACCCTGCAGCAGGAGGCATCCAAGCTGCTCGGATTCCAAGCACTGCGCACGATGAGCATCGCCCAGCAGCTCTATGAAGGCATCGAACTCGGCGGAGAAAGCACCGGTCTGATCACCTACATGAGAACGGATTCGTTGAGAATCGCGGATGAAGCGATCGCGAGCTGCAAAGACTTGATCAAAGACCGTTTCGGCGTCGAATTGCAGCATTGCTCCACCCGGGTTTATAAGAACAAAAGCAGCGCTCAGGACGCCCACGAAGCGATCCGCCCGACCGATGTTTTCCACACTCCCGAAAGCGTGGCGAATTTTCTCTCCAGAGAACAGCTCCGGCTTTATACCCTGATCTGGCAACGCTTTGTCGCCACCCAGATGAAACCGGTCAAGCTGCAAAACTCTGCTGCGCAGATAGAGATCGGCAAGGCGATATTTTCCGCCAGTGGCAATCAGATCCTCGAAGAAGGCTTTCTCAAAGCCTATCCCCACGTCAATATCCCTCTGGGCGAGCAGATCCATCCCGATTACCGGAAAACGGACGCGCTCGAGCATTCGGATATCGTTTCTTCCCAGCACTTCACTTTACCGCCGTCGCGCTTCACGGAAGCCTCTTTAATCAAAGAGCTGGAAGCCAAAGGAATCGGCAGGCCCTCCACCTATGCTTCCATCATCAGCACCATCCGCGTCCGCAAATACGTGGGCATGGAAAAGAAATCATTTGTTCCCACCGACCTCGGCAACGACGTCAACCGCTTTCTGGTGGAGCGTTTCGACAGCATCTTCAACGTCAAATTCACTGCGCAAATGGAGGACAAGCTGGATGAGGTAGAGCTCAGCCGCATCGTCTGGCACGAACTCGTCAAGACCTATTATGACCAGCTTCAAAAGCTGATTGGAGAAATCGATCTGAAGAAAGACAAGGGCTCCTTTGAGCAGGATAGCGGCATCCTCTGCGAGGTCTGCAAAGAGGGTAAAATGATGATCAAGCGCTCCAAAGGCGGAGAGTTCCTGGCATGCAACAAATTTCCCAAGTGCAAGAACAGCAAGAGTTTCACCCGGGATAAAGATGGCAACGTCAAGATCCTCGAACCGCAGATTTTGGAGGAGAAATGTCCCCAATGCGGCAGCCTATTGATGGAACGTACCGGAAAATATGGTGCGTTCATCGCCTGCAGTGCCTATCCCAAATGCAAGTTTGCCAAGCCCAAAACCACTGGAATCGCCTGTCCTGAATGCAAAACCGGCGAAGTGGTGCAGCGCAAGAACAAGAAAGGCAGAACCTTCTATTCCTGCACCCGCTATCCGGAATGCAAGTGGATCACGAACGACAAACCGCTGCCGATCCCATGTCCGACCTGCGGCAACGAGTTTATCTATGAGAAATATCACAAGGACAGAGGGGAATACAAAGAATGCCCCAAATGCAAAACCCAAATGGAGTAA
- the secA gene encoding preprotein translocase subunit SecA: MLEKFLRKLFGDKSSQDLKRYYPIVDEISDVFNGLAQYDDEQLRQRIAQIRDEISAKLAPLITGQEELETNYREETDESERSHLDKRIDETRKELKALTKSTLDAYLPEVFAIVKDTCRRMMGISFPVREHEVEWNMVPFDVQLIGAMTLHDGKISEMATGEGKTLVATLPLFLNALVGRGAHLVTVNDYLASRDAEWMSPIFTFHGMKVGCITTGMTFEQRKEAYLCDVTYGMNSEFGFDYLRDNMAVHRSQLVQRDFYYAIVDEVDSILVDEARTPLIISGPIGQDKNFYSELRPMIMQVVQAQNALVQRLLSEIRENMASPKPDSETLATKLLLVKRGTPRNKAFLKLSQEGELRKMISDMEGIYLRDKKMHELDENLFYVVEERQNSVDLADKGRDMLARHEKDLFIVQSLDELLQEIDEKEYAGETERQKQKTLMTNRFMDKSEKLHNINQLLRAFTLYENDQEYVVIDNKVIIVDEFTGRQMPGRRFSDGLHQALEAKENVTIEAGSQTFATITLQNYFRMFEKLAGMTGTAVTEESEFMEIYKLPVMAIPTNVEVTRIDHEDVIYLSKNEKYQAIINEISYWHERKKPVLVGTVSVEVSEVLSRLLKRKNIPHNVLNARQHQREAEIITYAGQPGAVTIATNMAGRGTDIKLGTGVVTKPIEEYRGLPSGINDEFLYGLPLDGLHVIGSERHESRRIDRQLRGRAGRQGDPGTSRFYLSLEDDLMRLFGSDRVAPMMMKMGLKPGDAIRHPWMSKAVERAQKRVEEHNFEIRKNLIKYDEVMNQQREVIYSYRRSVLKGFSMKHEIVEMIEETVIAIINLHLPPDSYPEDWNLERLCHWFKTSLNISVSVSDLESDHLNREMLEHTLLEICRNAYENKERQLGDENLRNIERRALLEVVDDEWRDHLHEMDLLKEGVYLRAYANKDPLIEYKRESFDLFQSLITRIQEAVTKKVFTTYILSQEQMDSLLRNADLKHEDINAFLLAQQQAEAGLTQNVSVPPQFSGGYQPTEEKQRPVRVAERVGRNDPCPCGSGKKYKKCCGKEEVGN, encoded by the coding sequence ATGTTGGAAAAATTCTTGCGCAAGCTCTTCGGCGACAAGTCATCGCAGGATCTGAAACGCTATTACCCCATCGTGGACGAAATCAGTGACGTTTTCAATGGACTTGCCCAATATGACGACGAACAATTGCGCCAACGCATTGCCCAGATCAGAGACGAAATATCCGCAAAGCTCGCGCCTCTGATAACCGGACAGGAGGAGCTGGAAACCAACTATCGCGAAGAAACCGATGAAAGCGAACGCAGCCACCTGGACAAACGCATCGACGAAACCCGAAAGGAACTGAAAGCCCTGACAAAATCCACCTTGGACGCCTATCTGCCGGAAGTCTTCGCCATCGTGAAAGACACCTGCCGCCGGATGATGGGAATCTCCTTCCCCGTGCGTGAACACGAAGTCGAATGGAACATGGTGCCCTTTGACGTCCAACTCATCGGAGCAATGACCCTTCACGACGGAAAGATCTCCGAAATGGCGACCGGCGAGGGAAAGACCCTGGTGGCGACCCTGCCCCTCTTCCTGAACGCACTCGTTGGCAGAGGCGCGCACCTGGTGACCGTGAACGACTATCTCGCCAGCCGCGATGCCGAATGGATGAGTCCGATATTCACTTTTCACGGCATGAAAGTGGGCTGCATCACCACCGGCATGACCTTCGAACAGCGCAAGGAAGCATATCTCTGCGACGTCACCTATGGCATGAACAGCGAATTTGGCTTTGACTACCTGCGCGACAATATGGCGGTTCACCGCTCCCAATTGGTTCAGCGGGATTTCTATTATGCCATCGTGGACGAAGTGGACAGCATCCTCGTGGACGAAGCCAGAACTCCCCTGATCATCAGTGGTCCGATCGGGCAGGACAAAAATTTCTACAGTGAATTGCGCCCGATGATCATGCAGGTCGTCCAAGCCCAAAACGCACTTGTGCAAAGACTCCTGAGCGAGATCCGCGAAAACATGGCAAGCCCGAAGCCGGATAGCGAAACCCTCGCCACAAAACTCCTTTTGGTGAAACGCGGCACCCCACGCAACAAGGCTTTTCTCAAGCTTTCCCAGGAAGGCGAACTGCGTAAAATGATTAGCGACATGGAAGGCATCTACCTGCGCGACAAAAAGATGCACGAATTGGACGAAAACCTCTTTTATGTGGTGGAAGAACGCCAAAACAGCGTCGATCTCGCCGACAAGGGACGCGACATGCTCGCCCGCCACGAAAAAGACCTCTTCATCGTCCAAAGCCTGGACGAGCTCCTTCAGGAAATCGACGAAAAAGAATATGCCGGCGAGACCGAGCGTCAAAAACAAAAGACCCTGATGACAAACCGCTTCATGGATAAAAGCGAAAAACTGCACAACATCAACCAACTCCTGCGTGCCTTCACCCTCTATGAAAACGACCAGGAATACGTCGTGATCGACAACAAGGTGATCATCGTGGACGAATTCACCGGACGCCAGATGCCAGGACGCAGATTTTCGGACGGGCTCCACCAAGCACTCGAAGCCAAGGAAAACGTCACCATCGAAGCCGGATCCCAGACCTTTGCCACCATCACCCTGCAAAACTATTTCCGCATGTTTGAAAAACTTGCGGGGATGACCGGAACCGCCGTCACCGAAGAATCCGAATTCATGGAGATCTATAAGCTCCCCGTGATGGCGATTCCCACCAACGTGGAAGTCACCAGGATCGACCACGAGGACGTCATCTACCTCTCCAAAAATGAAAAATACCAGGCGATCATCAACGAAATCTCCTATTGGCACGAACGCAAAAAACCCGTCCTGGTGGGAACCGTGAGCGTGGAAGTCTCCGAAGTGCTTTCCCGCCTGCTCAAACGCAAAAACATCCCCCACAACGTCCTCAACGCACGTCAACACCAACGCGAGGCGGAAATCATCACCTATGCCGGACAGCCGGGAGCAGTGACCATCGCCACCAACATGGCGGGACGCGGAACGGACATCAAGCTCGGCACCGGCGTCGTGACCAAGCCGATCGAGGAATATCGCGGCTTGCCATCCGGAATCAATGACGAATTTCTCTATGGATTGCCCCTGGACGGCTTGCATGTGATCGGCAGCGAACGCCACGAAAGCAGACGCATCGACCGTCAGCTTCGAGGACGCGCCGGACGGCAGGGCGATCCGGGAACCTCCAGATTCTACCTTTCCCTTGAGGACGATCTGATGCGCCTCTTTGGCTCAGACCGCGTGGCGCCGATGATGATGAAGATGGGGCTCAAACCCGGAGACGCGATTCGCCATCCTTGGATGTCCAAAGCGGTGGAACGCGCTCAAAAGCGGGTGGAGGAACACAACTTTGAGATCCGGAAAAACCTGATCAAATATGACGAGGTGATGAACCAGCAGCGCGAAGTGATCTATTCCTATCGCCGCAGTGTGCTCAAAGGCTTCAGCATGAAACACGAGATCGTGGAAATGATCGAGGAAACCGTGATCGCCATCATCAATCTGCACCTGCCGCCGGACAGCTATCCCGAGGATTGGAACCTGGAGCGCCTCTGTCATTGGTTCAAGACCAGCCTCAATATCTCAGTCTCCGTCAGCGATCTGGAAAGCGACCACCTCAACCGTGAAATGCTCGAACACACGCTCCTGGAGATATGCCGAAACGCCTATGAAAACAAGGAACGCCAGCTCGGCGATGAAAACCTCCGCAATATCGAGCGCCGCGCCCTCCTCGAAGTGGTCGATGACGAATGGCGGGATCACCTCCACGAAATGGACCTGCTCAAGGAAGGCGTCTATCTGCGCGCCTATGCAAACAAAGACCCCCTGATCGAATATAAACGCGAAAGCTTTGATCTCTTCCAGAGCCTGATCACCCGCATCCAGGAAGCCGTCACCAAAAAAGTGTTTACCACCTACATCCTCTCCCAAGAGCAAATGGACAGCCTGCTGCGCAATGCCGACCTCAAACACGAGGACATCAACGCCTTTCTCCTCGCTCAACAACAAGCCGAAGCGGGTCTCACCCAAAACGTCAGCGTTCCGCCCCAATTCTCTGGCGGATATCAACCCACCGAAGAAAAACAGCGCCCCGTCAGAGTAGCCGAACGCGTCGGCAGAAACGATCCCTGCCCCTGCGGCAGCGGCAAAAAATATAAGAAATGCTGCGGAAAAGAAGAGGTGGGGAATTGA